In Odocoileus virginianus isolate 20LAN1187 ecotype Illinois chromosome X, Ovbor_1.2, whole genome shotgun sequence, the genomic window cagtagttgtggctcgtgggcttagttgctctgtggcatttgggatcttctgggaccagggatcaaactggtgccccctgtattagaaggcagattcttgaccactgggccatcagggaagtccagggtcttaataaaatataaaaatgagggAGGCGGGGGCAAAAAGAATTTCAAACTGCAGGGAGTAGATATGATGCTGCTTAACGCTCTTACTCCCCGGAAATCTATAAGCTCCAAGAAGCACCACCTCACCTTTAGGCTTTACTGTTGGTAGAATGAGTGCACCATCCTGACAATATGGGGCTGGTTTAAGGATATTTCACACTTTTAGGTTTTTTTGAGGGGGAGAGCTGAAGCAATTTTGCTTTGTTCCCTGCTCCAAACTGTCCTGAGAGCAAAGGGTATATGCTTAACATCAAGTGAATTGGTGCACTATCTGCGTCCAGTTCTTTAGAAATCCCCTTGGAAAAATACTGATAGCTCTCCCTTTTTGATCTCTTCTAAGAATATGAATTCCTGAGGCACAAACTTATTCATACAATTACATCCTTTAAAAAGGATctgtggggacttctctggtggtccagtgactaagactccacactcccaatgcagggggctcaggtttgaaccctggtcagggaactagatcctacatgccacaattaagagttcaTATGTCACAACCAAAAATCCCATAGGCgtcaatgaagatcgaagatactgcatgctgcaactaagacctggtgcagccaaataaataaatagatagataatttaaaaataaataaataaaaaggatttgTGACAACCGAGAGCAATTATGAATACAGGACAACTTCCATCTTTCCCTAGCAGCCCTTACTGGAAACAGTTTGCATAACCTTCCACAGCCTGAGCTGGGGTGAAAACTTTTGAAATGTTCTGTAGATTTTCAGGGTTAGCCATTTCCTTAATCCTATGGACCCATTTGGGAAGATCTTCTTGGCCTGTGTGTCTTAAGCAACATTTATATGGGAAGCTGTCTCCTTTGatttctgagccatacagcagTGCTGTCTCATTGATCAAAGCCATACaaaatgccacattttgtttGGTAATGAGGCCCAAACAGGCTCGATGATGGACTCCACATGCGAGGCAGCGCTGCTGCAGACCATCCAGGGAAGCCTTAAGAAGCCTCACTCGGCTGAGGCAACCGGCACTGTCCCGGGATGTAATGAGCAGAGCTCCCACTGGCTTTCTGGTTTTGTTGATGAGTTTAGAACCTCTGAACTCTGACGATGTTGCTGGAGAAATGTGCTCTGAAATAAAGTAACCAATTTCTTCCAACAACTGTCCTGGTCCTGGGTGGGACAGAACAGGAAAGCCCTTGTTTGGGTTAATATCTGAGCCATGCTGGAGACAACAGGCTTATGTTTAGAACCTCTTATCTTGTATGTTTTAAGATCTAATAAAGATCTTCCTGAGTGAATCTGAGGAAGTAAACAGGctgatgtaaaaaaaatttttttaatattcccccCAAACGTCCATTGTGAGAGGAAAGTCTGCTTAGGATTCAAGGCAGACGCTGATTTTAGCTGCTTACCAGGAGCAAATGGATTTGCACTGCTCACCATAGAagttttcctcctctcctctccatttTCCTCCCCTCCCatgctctctcttctctcccctttcCAGAAGATGTGTTCAAGCAGCAATAAACAGGCAGAGGACAAGTCAATTCTAGAAACAGTATTTTTTATACCACTACAAGCTACTCTAAAAGACTTCCTGTAGCCTAGAACTACAAGCACCCTAGAGAAACCCTGCCAGAACTCTAAGAAACAATGAGTACACACTAATATTGACCTGTATTTTCCCTTCCTAGGAGCTCTGTTATAGGAGCTTTCTCTTCTGGTCAAACAGGTCTGCCCACCGTTCCCTAAACACATCTCACAGCTTCCTGTCACCTGGAATGCCTGGCCTCTCCATCCTCTTTATgatccatgtccaactctgtctCTTCCAATAATAAGTACCTTTTACTCCTACATCTGAATGCCTTCTGGCCCCTCGTATCTACAAAGGTCATTCAGGACATAATCCCTTGTTGTAGGTACTTGGGCATATATCTCATCTCTCCAGCTAGTTTTGAACCTTCTAGAGTTAAGGACCAGTTCTCACTCAGATTCTTGGAACCCGTAGAGCTCATCAGCTCTGATGCTGTGGCTAAACAACCTCTGGCAcaagactgcctgggttcaaatcttgttTTGTCACTTGCTGGTTGAGTGACCTCACTCATGTCACTTAATCTCTGTGTGCCTTAATTCCCCTGTAACATGGGAATATTAATAACACCTTCTGCAGAGAGCTATTTTGAGGATCCAAGTAATTCTTGCAAAACACTTTGAACGCTGCCTTTCACCCATTAAGTACTCCAGAAATGCTAGTCCTCGTTATCCACTCCAACCTGTACGCTCAGCATGAACTgccaagtgccaaagaatggCGTTCAGCCTTCCCCCCATGGTGTCAAGCTTGGTTTTGCCTTATAAATTTACCAGACACTCACTGAAGGAATTCCTGACTTTCAATATCCTTCCTGCTCTGAGCCCTTTACCTGACTGCTGGTATCGTCCACAGCCACCCAACACAGTCTTGCCTCCTTTCTGTCtcccagtcatgtcccactcattCCTACCTTTGTACCTTTACTCAGTGTTCCTCTTCCCTAGAAAGCTAGCCCTAACCTTCACCTTTCCAATTCCCACCCATCCTTCACTTTTCCACTCAAGCtttacctcctccaggaagccttccctgattatCTCAATTTATCTTCATCTTccccttgtggatcagctggtaaagaatctgcccacaatctgggatacctgggtttgattcctgagttgagaaggtcccctggagaagggaaaggctacccactccagtattttggcctggagaattccatagactgtatagtccatgggttcgcaaagagtctgacacgactgagtgactttcacttcacttccccttCTTCAAACTCCCTCAGCAGTCTAAGTTAGAACCACATAACTGAACATACACTGACATTTACCTGGCAACTTTTGAgtctttgtctcattttttcaGGAAGTTGATAAATTCCTTAAGAACAGCTGGAATGTTTCCCCTCTTTTGCCATCTGCCCCTGGCCTGTAACCAGTACTGGGTACTCAACAGGTGTCCAGTAAAGGCTTATCAATTGATGTACCTATATGCCTGGGTATAGCCAAGGGAAGCTGGGGTTCTGGCTCTCCACCTGGCAGTGAGCTCGGGCTGGAGTGAACAGAAGGCAGGGAACCAGTAAAGCTGACttcagttatttcttcactgcCATCCGGGCCACAGAATTAGCAGGGTCTTCAGGTAAACTGTCCTTCAAACTGGACTTATCTCTCAGTTAATGGTTGACATTCTCTGTTTACCTTAATGATTGCCAAGATCTGTTGCTGCACACAGTACATTTTGTGGCTCAACTGCCTTGGCCCCGAAGGTAGAAGGCAATTTGGAAGAGGTTTGGGGGTTGAGGGATGGGACTGGAAACACTTTGGTCCATCCCTAGCCACTTAGGGCATGAGCAATAAGCAGACGGCCCAAGAGAACCCCGGTACTGCCATGTGGAGGAAGCCCTGCCATCTCTCACTTTGGCCTCAAGGGGCCAGTAGCCATTGCCCATGGCTGTTTTTTCTCTCCCCACAGTCAGCATTTTCAAGGCTGGGAGCTGGAAGGGATGGCACCCAGTGCAGGAGCCCTCTCTGTAGCTCGTCCACACACCAGATCTACCTATGGCCAGTGGGTGGGGGAAGTCTGAAGGCTGAGGCCCAGGTCCAGTTCCGTCTCCCAGATTGGGCTAAACATGCATACATGGGTGACGAAGATGCCTCTCTTCCTCTGGGATGGGGCAGTTACTTCAGGCTATGTGATTTGTCTCTCCAAAGTCACGGGGAGTTCAGGGGATCAATCTTATTTAATGATTGTATGAGGGAGGAGGTAGGGCTGGTTAATGTTTGTCTGGTTCCTCTTGGGCTGTGGGCCATATCTGGCTCCAGCCCTGGACTCTTTGTCCCTCCCCTGGACTGGGCTGACAGTACCTAGTGACATAGTGCAGACACGCCTGCAGACATTCCCTGGGAAAGGGCAGCAGCAGCCAGGTGAGGAAGCTGCGGGCTGAGGGACGTGGGCCCAGGGGCTGGTGTGGCCCAGGAGGGCAGAAGTGGGGGTTGGGAGAGGCTTGGGTCTTGCCTTCTCCTGGGCTCAGCATTCAGCCACTTAGATCCCTTCTGTGTTTCGCTCTGAGCTGGACTGAGGCACCTCCTACCCAGGTGCCAGGCTTGCTTAGTCTCTCTCTGTAGCCCCCAACTCATCCTTTTCCCAGGCCCAGTGTTGTTTCTGCTCTCACTCTTTTCTGCCCAGGCAAGAACCACCCTTTTTCCCACAGGGTCAAATCCCCAGAAAGACTGGAGGGGGGCCCTCAGGTTCAGGGTGGCCAAGTTTATATCTTTAAGACATTTCCTGCCACACAGGGTTAGGGTTCAGTGGAGGGGGGGGGCCGCTGGGCATTGCCAGGTGCTGTTTTCCTTCCCTGATTAGAAGGCTAACCAGGTGTGCAACCAACATAGGGGCTGTAGGCAGATGAATACAGCGCACTCGGCAGGCACAGAGGACCAGCCAACCGGGCCAAGATTTGGGAGCGTTTTcttgagggaggcagggagactcAAGCTGAGCTTGGAGTAACTGATGACTGGGATATCTAAAGGATGGGTAGCCCCCTAGCTGTTTGAAAGTTGTTCCAGCTGTTGGGGATGGCACGGCAGAATGCATGGACTTAGAAAATGAGATGAGGAGAGGAGAATAGAGACAAGATGGGTTTGAATGGAGAGAAGTATAGAGGAGGATGCGGCAGAGGAATGGGGAAGGGACCCAGGCTTTGATGAGGGGCCAACATGAGTCCTAATCTGAGTTCCAGCACTGGCCTACCAGCTGCGTGATAAACTACTCAGCTTCTTTGAGTCTCCATTGCCTCGTGCATTGAAGACAATAACTCACAGCTCACAGGTTTGTTGTGAGGATAAGAGTTAAGGAACAGACTACTCCTAGCACAGAATAGGTATTCCCTAAGTGGTGGCTGCTTTAATAAGCCCAAGTAGAGAGCAACAGGAAGTCAGATAGTTGATGGAGGAGTAAAAGGGTATAGCCCAAACAGTGAGGAAGGGAGCTGATATTACTAGGAGCTCTGTGGAAAGATCATGGCAGagtgagagaaggagaaaacTGGAATGAGCTAGACAGGCCCTGACCCAAGCCTGGCCACAGAATACATATGACAGTGTGGAGGAAACAGTGCAGTGACTAAGGTGCTATGGAGAACCGCAGGGTGGAGGCAGGGAAGAGAAGCAGgtgaagagggagagagatggaggggTTTGGTCTTAGCCGCACCAAACCGATGAAGGCAGCtggaaattcagaagaaaatctgaaaaaaagcCCCCTGTCCTGTCCTGCCAGAGGCTGCCTGTGAAATGGGGGAAGGAGTATGGAGTCTGAGGCTGAGTGTAACCTCATTTAGCCAAGCCAGGCCCCTCTTTCCCAAACCAAAAAGATGCAAGGATTTCCCATAGTTGGAAGGAGGGACAGGAAAGAGGTAGGAGCAGAAAGAGATAGACTTGAATGTGCGTGTGTGTACACGCATACATATGCATGCAGGCACATGTGGAAAGGAATGCTGAGAACATTTTTTTGAGTTCTGCGATCTAATTGATCTCAGAATGCAGTGTCCTTAAAGGAAGAGAGGCTGCCAAGGTACAAAGACTTTGAggtcagaggaaaacaaatttgaaatttGACTCTACCATTTAGCAGAAGTGCAGTTGTTTAACTGCACTGAGCCTCACCTTCTCTATCTGAGAAGTGGGTATAATATTAGTTGCAGGGACTAAGGACAATCTCCTGATTTTGACCTGTGCTTGAGTGCTTGGGCAAATCTGGATCTGAAGACAAGGCCAGAGCCAGACATGGTCAGAGAAATCTTGTCTAATTAAACACAGGAGCCAAACATGCCTGGAGCAACACAGAACATATCAACACCTGGACTTTAACCCAAAGTCACAAAAACAGTTTGGATTTCAAAGTCAGGTAACTCCCATGAATGTTTTTGAAATGAAACCCTTGAGTTACTGATGTTGACATAGGGATCAGCTCTTTCCAAAGGGAGAACAAAAATTGAGATCTCAGTGCTCACACAAGGGTCCTTAGGGGCTCTGGCTATGTCCCAGAGGGCTCAAGAAGATGGGAGGTGGAGAGCTATAAGAACCTAGAAACTCAGGGGTGGCCAGGCTGTCTGTGAGGCGTCCCTAAACGACAGAGAGAAGAGAACGGCTGAAGTTTGCTTTGGGGCTTGAGGAAACAGCCAGAGAAAGGTAAGGACAGGGAAACAGAACAAATCTAGAGGCAACTGAAAGccctgggaagggaggagaggagaagagtTGTCAGTtataggaaagaagagaagggcaaGAGGAGGATAAAAGTCAGACCAATCTTCAATCTCTCTGTTTCTTAAAAGCActcatagaaagaaaaatgatatttgtATCTGAGGCAGCAAAGCTTCTGGGAAAGAacttgggctctggagtcagcttgtgtctgtgtgtatgtgtgtgtgtgtgtgtgtgtgtgtgtgcacgcgcgcgcatgtgtgtgtgcgtgcatatgcgttagtcgctaagtcgtgtctgaattTTCGCAACCTTATGggctgtaacttgccaggctcctctgcccatgggattctccaggcaagaatactggagtgggttgccattaccttctccaggggatcttcctgacacagggatcaaacctgcgcctcctgcatttcctgcactgcaggcagactctttaccactgagccaccagggagtcaGCTTGACCTGGCTCAAAAATCCCAGCTCTGGCATGTACTCACCACATGTACCTTGTGACACTGAGATAAGTCCCTTCACCTTTctctacctcagtttcctcatctgtgacatgAGGGTTACAATTAACATCTACCTCTCAGGGTTGTTTTGAGGTTTACAGGAGATGGTGTGcaagggcctggcacagagcaggggcTTGGAAAATGGTTATTCTTAACAATATGCTCCTCCACCCCCTATTTTGACTCTAACAGGTCTCATTGAATGAAGCGTTTCTTTCCACTGTACCTCCTGTACCAGCTCTGCCTTCAAAATCCCAGGCTTGGGAGAAAGGGCACCTGTGTTCCTGTTTTTCCCGCACTGGTTTAGGTCCACAGCATGAACTGACTGAGgcttttttttaagcttcatgAAGAAACCTTGTTCGAACTATACCTTTGCCCCTCAGTTTCTTTCATCCTGCTCCCTCaacttttcttgggcttcccgggtggctcagtggtaaagaatccgtctgccaatgcaggagatgcaagagacctgggttccatttgtaggttgggacaatcccctgaggcgaaaatggcaacctgctccagtattcttgcctggaaaaacccatggacagaaaaacccaACCcatggctggctatagtccatggggtcacagaagagtctgccatgacttaatgactaattCTAGCTACTAAtaccctcccccttccccctacAACAGAGAGGACCACCCAGAACTTGCCACAACATTCAGGCCTTGTGTCGTCGCAGCCAGTTCCTGGCTTGCAGCATGATCTCCTTATAACTTAATGGCAAACAAGGTGGGAGGTAGAAGGAAGCCTTCTCCCCTTGCCTAAGAGACAGAGGGGAATTTCTTCCCTAGAGCAACTGGCAAGCTCAGGAAACCAGGAGTCACAACGTACACTTGACCCAGGGCAGGGCAGCAACGGAACGGTCTGTTCTATTTCAGACAGACACTATAGGTCAACATTAGcattgggaagaaaaaaagagggatatTGGGTTTGGCAAACCACTTAGTTCCCCCCAAGCCACattgttttctcttcctgataAAGTTTTACTTCCCTTGATCACCAACCATGAAATTGGAGCTGGGTTAAGAACTTTTACAGGTTGCTTCATTGAACCTCACAATAACACTGGGTATGAACCTCATTTATAGATGCGCACACAGACTCAGAGGTTTGGTGACTTACCCGAAAGTcatagtagattaaaaaaaaacaaaacccaaagctaGGTGGCTCTTATCTTTTCCATCTTCTAACCTTCTTCTGTTTGCTTGCTTGgttaacttttgctttttccttctggCTTGTCCTCACTTGGCCATCCTCTGTATGGGCTCAAGGAGAGAATGGTCAGGCTTTGCTCCATGACTTTGGGATCGGACTGCACTCACAGGTTAGCAACTTCCttgtttcttgtgtttttatGGGTAGCCTTTGTTCTGTTGCTGTTTTTGTCATCATTAACAGCTAGCCTATACTTCGGGGAACACCATCTGCAAAAGCACAAAGACTGTACCATGTAGAGCCTAGACTTCTGCTTCAGACACTTCTGTGTTTCATCCTACTCAGACActtcagctgtgtgactttaagtGAGTTACTTAACTTATCTGAGCTTCAGCTTTCTCAGCTGGAAAGACTGGGGTAGCAGTCCTTAGAGGCTTGCTAACTGGGTCAAAAGAAAGAATGTATGGGAAAATacttagcacagttcctggcTTGATAAAAGTGCACTCTTTTTCCTAATCTCAGGCTCACCCATATCCTGGAAGGGATTTAAGCCAGGAAAAATCCTGCTGAATCTAAGTTTCTAGCAGAGTCATGGGAGAGTGCCTTAGGCCAGAGGCTTCTGGTTCCCCTGGGTCCCATCTTACATGCACCTGTCCTTGTTCCATCATCCCCCCCGCCGTGGCCATTCTTCTGGTGGGGCTATGGGGTGGGTGCGGCGATGGACCGGGCGGGCACAGAACAGGTGGGTGCAGGCTGGGTGTCCGGCGCTGGGACACAAGTGCTCTGTGTGTAGGGTGGGCGGAAGTCAGGGCGTTTGATCTGAATTCTAAAGGGCGTTGTTCAGAGCCCCACAAAGGTCCCATTGTGCAGACACTGGGTATAAAGCAGCATATGACTCCCCAGCACCGGGCGGTGATGAATTGGGACGCAGGCGCGAACCCAGGGACCACTCCCCCTGCATAGACATGAGACCATAGGGGACCTGTCTGGGTGGCCTCAGGGATAGGCGCTCCCCAAGGTAACGGGGCTTTGTTGGGTTTAGCCCAGGTCCAGACTtaaggagctgggggaggggaagctaAAGAGGATGGCTGATGGCAGAACAAGATGGGCCTGGCAAGGAAGGGCAGGAGAGGAAAGAATGTTGGATGAAGGTGGAGAAGAGTGATGGGGCTCAGGGAGGTCAAGTCATGAAGTGAATGagtgaggaggaaaagaaagagaaggagaggctGGCAAGGGAGAGGGAGTGGTGAGGAAAGCTATGactctccttcttcctttcttgtcACTGGCTCTTGGAAGGGTTGGGGGGAGGTGTCAGGCAGTGTTATGGAGCCTGGCTTTCCACCCCAGCTTTCTGACAGCTTGTTCTGTGGCTCATGTTTTGCAGGTGTGAATGAGGCAGGATGAACTGGACGGGTTTGTACACCTTGCTCAGTGGCGTGAATCGGCATTCTACTGCCATTGGCCGAGTATGGCTCTCTGTCATCTTCATCTTCAGAATCATGGTGCTGGTGGTGGCTGCCGAGAGCGTGTGGGGTGATGAGAAGTCTTCCTTCATCTGCAACACCCTCCAGCCTGGCTGCAACAGTGTCTGTTACgaccactttttccccatttcccACGTGCGTCTGTGGTCTCTGCAGCTCATCTTGGTGTCCACCCCAGCTCTCCTCGTGGCCATGCACGTGGCACACCAGCAGCacattgaaaagaaaatgcttcGACTTGAGGGCCATGGCGACCCCCTGCACCTGGAGGAGGTGAAGAGGCACAAGGTCCACATCTCAGGGACACTGTGGTGGACCTATGTGATCAGCGTGGTCTTCCGGCTACTGTTCGAGGCTGCTTTCATGTATGTCTTTTATCTGCTCTACCCTGGCTACGCCATGGTGCGGCTGGTCAAGTGTGATGCCTACCCCTGCCCCAACACAGTGGACTGCTTCGTGTCCCGCCCCACGGAGAAAACCATCTTCACAGTCTTCATGCTGGCCGCCTCAGGCATCTGCATCATCCTCAATGTGGCCGAGGTGGTGTACCTCATCTTCCGGGCCTGTGCCCGCCGAGCCCAGCGCCGCTCCAATCCACCCTCCCGCAAGGGCTCGGGGGGCTTCGGCCATCGCCTCTCACCTGAATACAAGCAGAATGAGATCAACAAGCTGCTGAGTGAGCAGGACGGCTCCCTGAAAGACATACTGCGCCGCAGCCCCGGCACCGGGGCTGGGCTGGCCGAGAAGAGTGACCGCTGCTCGGCCTGCTGATGCCACAGATCAGGCAACCTCccatcctgccccccacccctgtcctgccccaggcctgcccctccttctcccctgccAGTGCGCAGGCCTCTGCCTGCTAGGGGTTGCTCCatcaaaactttccttccctccctacttcccttcctccccagggccttctgcctcagggcctgaAGGTGTGGGGAGCTGGAGGCCACCCACGCCAGCACTCAAGGCTATCGGGGGCGCAGGCAGCTCTCGTTGCCCGCaccccttcctctttcctctccctctccctgggaCCACTGGGGACCAGAGGTCGGATGCTCTGACAACATCTCCAATTATGAAACTAATCTTAACCCCATACTGTCAGATACCCTATTTCTGGAGTCACATcggtggggagggatgtgggcaAGTGGAGTGGAGGGAGGGTGCTGTGGACgtgtgggtggggaagggagggtagCAAACGCAAGAAAAGGAGGAACAGTGCTTGCCGGCCCTGAGGAAAAGGAGGACATGTCTCGGGTGGAGGAGCTAGGGAGGGAGAAGCAGGCAGATAAGTTGGAGTGGGGGTTGGTCAGGGTTGCCTTTGCCTCTAGTCCCCAAGGCCTCTCTGTGCCTGAAATGTTACACATTAAACAGGATTTTACAGTAAACGAAGAGGTGGCTTGTGTGTTTGTGAAGTTCTTTCTCCTGCAATCTCTGACCACCCCCTGGATGAGCTGGCCTTGGCTTTTTGCTGATCAAGAAAGAAATGCGAAAAGAAAGAGAGCAATTTGAGTAGCTGAAGCTGCCAAGGAGGGACTGGCGCACGTATCCCACTACCCCACAGGCCAGGCACAACCAGGCCCAGAGCCATTCTCTcctattttttgtttggtttgggttCTTTTGCccccattttaaaataacagctttattggaCTCTAATTCACTCATTCCTTTCTCcgattgatttttttcatccattttaagTATGTAGTTTATTGAGTTTGGGTAATTTTGTGCAGTTTTGTAAACATGACCACAATCTATTATAAAACATCTACATGCCCTCAAAAAGTTTCCCTGGACCCCTtcctctgattttaaaaagattaaaatgacaACTCCCTCTGGAGAGACAGGAAATGATGGAGAAAGTTCACAAGTCTGAGAGGGTAGCATGCATCTCCTCAG contains:
- the GJB1 gene encoding gap junction beta-1 protein, with translation MNWTGLYTLLSGVNRHSTAIGRVWLSVIFIFRIMVLVVAAESVWGDEKSSFICNTLQPGCNSVCYDHFFPISHVRLWSLQLILVSTPALLVAMHVAHQQHIEKKMLRLEGHGDPLHLEEVKRHKVHISGTLWWTYVISVVFRLLFEAAFMYVFYLLYPGYAMVRLVKCDAYPCPNTVDCFVSRPTEKTIFTVFMLAASGICIILNVAEVVYLIFRACARRAQRRSNPPSRKGSGGFGHRLSPEYKQNEINKLLSEQDGSLKDILRRSPGTGAGLAEKSDRCSAC